A portion of the Juglans microcarpa x Juglans regia isolate MS1-56 chromosome 1D, Jm3101_v1.0, whole genome shotgun sequence genome contains these proteins:
- the LOC121260427 gene encoding transcription factor MYBS3-like, with the protein MTRRCSHCSNNGHNSRTCPNRGGGGCVKLFGVKLTDGSIIKKSASMGNLSAHYHSSSSAAASPNHLDSPSSDLVHVSDGYLSDDPAHASCSANRRGDRKKGVPWTEEEHRQFLIGLNKLGKGDWRGIARNFVISRTPTQVASHAQKYFIRQTNANRKKRRSSLFDMVPDMATETPPVPEDQILLPSAQTRETDTTMSLPSLNLTLNSEFQPMEATPEEKVQEHDVSVEGSSGLAPMIPGFFPAYLPLHFPIWPPNTAPVEEEKGGETSHHQVLKPTPILPKEPVNVDELVGMSQLSLVEAEGSHREPSPSL; encoded by the exons ATGACTCGGCGGTGCTCGCACTGCAGCAACAACGGCCACAATTCGCGCACGTGTCCGAACCGCGGTGGAGGAGGATGCGTGAAGCTCTTCGGCGTGAAGCTAACCGATGGCTCGATCATCAAGAAAAGCGCGAGCATGGGGAACCTCTCGGCTCACTATCATTCCTCCTCTTCCGCCGCCGCTTCCCCCAATCACCTGGACTCCCCCTCCTCCGACCTCGTCCACGTGTCGGATGGATACTTGTCCGACGATCCGGCCCACGCCTCCTGCTCTGCCAACCGACGTGGCGACCGAAAGAAAG GTGTCCCATGGACAGAAGAGGAACATCGACAGTTCTTAATTGGTCTTAATAAATTGGGGAAAGGCGACTGGCGTGGGATAGCCCGGAATTTTGTCATATCGAGGACTCCAACACAAGTGGCAAGTCATGCACAGAAGTACTTTATCCGGCAAACTAATGCTAACCGAAAAAAGAGACGTTCCAGCCTTTTCGACATGGTCCCAGATATG GCCACAGAGACACCGCCTGTGCCAGAGGACCAAATATTGCTACCTTCTGCTCAGACTAGAGAAACTGATACAACAATGTCATTACCTTCCTTAAATCTCACCCTCAACTCAGAATTTCAACCTATGGAAGCCACACCTGAAGAAAAAGTTCAAGAACATGATGTAAGTGTTGAGGGATCAAGTGGACTGGCACCTATGATTCCTGGATTCTTCCCTGCTTATTTACCTCTCCATTTTCCAATTTGGCCACCGAATACGGCTCCTGTGGAAGAAGAGAAGGGTGGAGAGACGTCCCATCATCAGGTCTTGAAACCAACTCCAATCCTCCCCAAGGAACCTGTCAATGTAGATGAACTTGTTGGCATGTCTCAACTCAGTCTCGTTGAGGCTGAGGGAAGCCATAGAGAGCCTTCGCCCTCTCTTTAA